In one window of Skermanella rosea DNA:
- a CDS encoding polysaccharide pyruvyl transferase family protein: MAKILVMIPSGEVYNHDCVRWYEYQQVQKHIDHYHNIGDAFVFDSSLKLLNYDKLDVLAIRNVKPGDVERYNAEYDYVFLRGSNYIHSHMDWENAEQVLPKLKIPILAFGVGAQAPVEGKLQLSDQSKRIWSIIADKSASLGVRGTYTAEVLWDLGIKNVRIVGCPTAFRNNDPDLRIDLPPLDQVKKVGFTMRREVSAAYAQNIETYLTRHRDVVKEMARRFDIVMMMQGEVEEKKLLWGTDEQKAHALAELKNNGWIGKWFLDAEMEELYKTKLWYSDVVSDYEDLVRSKDLVLGYRLHGNLMALANRTPSIYFSYDSRTVEFAETFAIPCYDVFSQKPFVLEDYWDQARFDRFNRTYYQRFRDMRAFLDENFIDHKMHHGVARPRRLQVA, from the coding sequence TTGGCCAAGATCCTCGTCATGATCCCGTCGGGCGAAGTCTATAACCACGACTGCGTCCGCTGGTACGAGTACCAGCAGGTCCAGAAGCACATCGACCACTATCACAACATCGGCGACGCCTTCGTCTTCGACTCCTCGCTGAAGCTGCTGAACTACGACAAGCTCGACGTCCTGGCGATCCGCAACGTCAAGCCGGGCGACGTCGAGCGCTACAACGCCGAATACGACTATGTCTTCCTGCGCGGCTCGAACTACATCCACAGCCACATGGACTGGGAGAACGCCGAGCAGGTCCTGCCCAAGCTGAAGATTCCGATCCTGGCCTTCGGCGTCGGCGCGCAGGCCCCGGTGGAAGGCAAGCTCCAGCTGTCCGACCAGAGCAAGCGGATCTGGAGCATCATCGCCGACAAGTCCGCGTCGCTCGGCGTGCGCGGCACCTACACCGCGGAAGTGCTGTGGGACCTGGGCATCAAGAACGTCCGGATCGTCGGCTGCCCGACCGCCTTCCGCAACAACGATCCCGACCTGCGCATCGACCTGCCGCCGCTCGACCAGGTGAAGAAGGTCGGGTTCACCATGCGCCGCGAGGTCTCGGCCGCCTACGCCCAGAACATCGAGACCTACCTGACCCGCCACCGCGACGTGGTCAAGGAGATGGCCCGCCGCTTCGACATCGTCATGATGATGCAGGGCGAGGTCGAGGAGAAGAAGCTGCTCTGGGGCACCGACGAGCAGAAGGCCCACGCCCTGGCCGAGCTGAAGAACAATGGCTGGATCGGCAAGTGGTTCCTCGACGCCGAGATGGAGGAGCTTTACAAGACCAAGCTCTGGTATTCCGACGTCGTCTCCGACTACGAGGACTTGGTGCGCTCCAAGGATCTCGTGCTGGGTTACCGCCTGCACGGCAACCTGATGGCGCTCGCCAACCGCACGCCGTCGATCTATTTCAGCTATGACAGCCGGACCGTGGAGTTCGCCGAGACCTTCGCGATCCCCTGCTACGACGTGTTCTCGCAGAAGCCCTTCGTGCTGGAGGACTACTGGGACCAGGCGCGGTTCGACCGCTTCAACCGCACCTACTACCAGCGCTTCCGCGACATGCGCGCCTTCCTCGACGAGAACTTCATCGACCACAAGATGCACCACGGCGTCGCGCGTCCCCGCCGCCTCCAGGTGGCATAA
- a CDS encoding pesticin C-terminus-like muramidase: MTGNAGGPNADKRVSPNGLTFLYNREAQKNVSNKPHWPGGSSGVTLGPGYDLGHRTAAQIVADLTNIGVSAAAAQTLSLAAGKTGENAKAFVQANSGVVTLTQAQEEALLNIALPPYEKDVKTYVKVAVNQNQFDAMVSLDYNIGGGNFKNSSVVANINKGDFAAAAESFKLWNKSGGQVVQGLVNRRNLEVELFNTPV, translated from the coding sequence ATGACAGGAAACGCCGGCGGCCCCAATGCCGACAAGAGGGTCTCCCCCAACGGCCTGACCTTCCTCTACAATCGGGAAGCGCAGAAGAACGTCAGCAACAAACCCCACTGGCCGGGCGGCAGCAGCGGCGTGACGCTCGGGCCGGGCTATGATCTCGGCCATCGCACCGCGGCGCAGATCGTTGCCGACCTGACGAATATCGGCGTCTCCGCCGCCGCCGCGCAGACCCTGTCCCTGGCGGCGGGCAAGACCGGCGAGAACGCCAAGGCCTTCGTCCAGGCCAATTCCGGCGTCGTGACCCTGACCCAGGCGCAGGAGGAGGCGTTGCTCAACATCGCCCTTCCGCCCTACGAGAAGGACGTCAAGACCTACGTCAAGGTCGCGGTGAACCAGAACCAGTTCGATGCGATGGTGTCGCTCGACTACAATATCGGCGGCGGCAACTTCAAGAACAGCTCGGTCGTCGCCAACATCAACAAGGGCGACTTCGCCGCGGCGGCGGAGAGCTTCAAGCTCTGGAACAAGTCGGGCGGCCAGGTGGTCCAGGGCCTCGTCAACCGGCGCAATCTCGAAGTGGAACTGTTCAACACGCCCGTGTAA
- a CDS encoding EAL domain-containing protein, producing MMNRPRQDRPPRDWVRVKPGEKAAAVPEKPQYDDERLLKLLQSAKRELQGLRLIHLHLSLLQDKNYGDIHEIKRAVQAIADNSAYLQMFTLSNDDVLILYKGIKFSTITEACQKIEKMMLSRTRMTGPNAYRENSLYSIMELSLNFVNVIRFIEGLDKDGGGGDASKAATKEPISLEELAKIERQIGNFDLSPFMLNQPIVDIQAQEENRREYFEVYIAVKSLEDRLSPEFDLTANRWLFNYFTSSLDHAVLKSLNHGVDFIRGHKIGLNLNLSTIMSSAFVKFDERLTMELRGNIVLEINKADLVENIDTYKDVVEFANNRGYSICIDGITPMWVEHMDLEYMACDYAKMFWSNDLLDMGEAALENFSAKIRSQENCRFILGRCSTVTGLLFAQKHGINLVQGRMVDTILRKGVRITDALKMANIMEADE from the coding sequence ATGATGAATCGCCCGAGGCAGGATCGCCCGCCTCGCGACTGGGTACGCGTCAAGCCGGGGGAGAAGGCTGCGGCGGTTCCGGAAAAGCCGCAATACGACGACGAACGCCTGCTCAAGTTGCTGCAATCCGCCAAGCGCGAGTTGCAGGGACTTCGGCTGATTCATCTTCACCTGTCGCTCCTTCAGGACAAGAACTACGGCGACATCCACGAGATCAAGCGGGCAGTCCAGGCGATCGCCGACAATTCGGCTTATCTCCAGATGTTCACCCTGTCCAACGACGACGTGCTGATCCTGTACAAGGGCATCAAGTTCTCGACGATCACGGAGGCCTGCCAGAAGATCGAGAAGATGATGCTGTCCCGGACCAGGATGACCGGGCCGAACGCCTACCGCGAGAACTCGCTCTACTCGATCATGGAGCTGTCGCTCAACTTCGTGAACGTCATCCGGTTCATCGAAGGCCTGGACAAGGACGGCGGCGGCGGGGATGCCTCCAAGGCGGCCACGAAGGAGCCGATCAGCCTGGAGGAACTGGCCAAGATCGAGCGCCAGATCGGAAACTTCGACCTGTCGCCCTTCATGCTCAACCAGCCGATCGTCGATATCCAGGCCCAGGAGGAGAACCGGCGCGAGTATTTCGAGGTCTACATCGCGGTCAAGTCCCTGGAGGATCGCCTGAGCCCGGAGTTCGACCTCACGGCCAACCGGTGGCTGTTCAACTATTTCACGTCCAGCCTGGACCACGCGGTCCTGAAATCGCTGAACCACGGCGTCGACTTCATCCGGGGGCACAAGATCGGGCTCAACCTCAATCTGAGCACGATCATGTCATCGGCGTTCGTGAAGTTCGACGAGCGGCTGACCATGGAGCTGCGCGGCAACATCGTGCTGGAGATCAACAAGGCCGATCTGGTCGAGAACATCGACACCTACAAGGATGTCGTCGAGTTCGCGAACAACCGCGGCTACTCGATCTGCATCGACGGCATCACTCCGATGTGGGTCGAGCACATGGACCTGGAATACATGGCCTGCGACTATGCCAAGATGTTCTGGAGCAACGACCTTCTGGACATGGGCGAGGCCGCGCTGGAAAATTTCAGCGCGAAGATCCGCAGCCAGGAGAATTGCCGCTTCATCCTGGGCCGGTGCAGCACCGTGACCGGCCTGCTGTTCGCCCAGAAGCACGGCATCAACCTGGTCCAGGGGCGCATGGTCGATACCATCCTGCGCAAGGGCGTCAGGATCACGGACGCCCTGAAGATGGCCAATATCATGGAGGCGGACGAGTGA